The following DNA comes from Herpetosiphonaceae bacterium.
TTCGCTGCGACGGGCTCGGAGCGACAGAGCTGCTCCAGCTCACGCACCAGATCGACGGGCAGGTCATGCCGGAAGCGCCAGATGTTCCCCTCCAGCGTCCGTCCCATAAAAAAACGCGGGGCTGGATCGAACGCTGCTTCCGCAGAGCCCGGTTCATTGATGGAGCGGAGCCGCCCAGTGGCATCACTGACAAACAGGGTCGCGACCTGGAGCGCGATGAATTGGATTGCGTTGTGTGTGCCCACCGACCCCTCGCCCTGGTCCAACACGCGGCTGACGGTACATTATATCCCGGCACGTCGGCTCACACAACCGTGTGTGCCGAAGACGTGCTGATCATCGAGGGCTCCCCGGCCTACGAGCCGCGCCACGCCGGGATCACGGTGTACGCGCTGTCGGTGACGACCACGCAGCAGCAGGCCAAGCGCGCGGCGCAGCGGGCCGAGGCGGGCTAGGAGATTCACCAAGGCCCTGGACTCTTGTTCGTCCAGGGCGTTGCTCTCCTGCTGATCCTGCATTGCCGATCTCCTCTAAGCCCGACACGCCCGCTGTCTGTACGTACAGACACCTTCATCCATTCAACGAGTCATTTCATTATGTCAATACTGTCTGTACGTACAGACACGTAGCGCAGTTGCTCCGTAAGACGCTCCAAGACCGTCAACACCTGATCGATCTGCTGCTGAAGGAGACGACGCTGCTCCGGTGTTAACTCGCCCAGCCGCGCCTCCCACCGCTCGACCGTCGCCGCCATCCCGGTCCAATCACGCTGGAGATCGCGAGCGACCCGATCGGACAGGCCTGGCGCACGGTCCGGCGTCGTCCGCTGCTGGGCCACATGGCGCGCGACGATCGCTGGTGCCTCCTCCGGCTTTGTCAAGGCCGCATCGACAATGGCCCGTGTCGCTTTGAACGAAAGACCGTCCTGCACGAGCCCGTCAATCAACGGGGCGCGGGCTTCTGCCGTCGGGAGCCGGACCACCTCCCGCGCCGCGCTCATGGTTTCGGGCCGGGCGATCACCATCTGCTGAATATCCTCCGGCATGCGGAGCAGCCGCAGGCGGTTCTCGACGTAGCCCTTATCTTTGCCGATCCGCTCGGCCAGATCCCGGTAGCTGTAG
Coding sequences within:
- a CDS encoding ParB/RepB/Spo0J family partition protein — translated: MAGNKKQFIRRSTLPSVATADDFEERFARQVETRRHHPIDLPIELIDPSPFQIRRTFGNISELAEAMRIHGFTSRLWVREHPTAPGRYQLIFGERRLRAAREARIAVIPCEVTQFADRELVEIGLMENLQREDLDPLEEAHGLQRFMDEFGYSYRDLAERIGKDKGYVENRLRLLRMPEDIQQMVIARPETMSAAREVVRLPTAEARAPLIDGLVQDGLSFKATRAIVDAALTKPEEAPAIVARHVAQQRTTPDRAPGLSDRVARDLQRDWTGMAATVERWEARLGELTPEQRRLLQQQIDQVLTVLERLTEQLRYVSVRTDSIDIMK